In Candidatus Nealsonbacteria bacterium DGGOD1a, one DNA window encodes the following:
- a CDS encoding helix-turn-helix transcriptional regulator, translating into MKTYTEFKNKLLKDEEIAKHYEKLGPEFALIEMVIKKRLKSGLSQQDLAEKIGTKQSAISRLESGRSNPSLLFLQKIAKALDSQLEVFLK; encoded by the coding sequence ATGAAAACATATACTGAATTTAAAAACAAACTATTAAAAGACGAAGAAATTGCCAAGCATTATGAAAAACTCGGGCCGGAATTTGCGTTGATCGAAATGGTAATTAAAAAAAGATTGAAAAGCGGGTTATCGCAACAAGATCTGGCGGAAAAAATTGGCACAAAGCAATCGGCAATTTCCCGTTTGGAATCGGGACGCTCGAACCCATCGTTATTGTTTTTGCAAAAAATCGCCAAAGCGTTGGATTCTCAACTCGAAGTTTTTTTAAAATGA
- a CDS encoding winged helix-turn-helix domain-containing protein — MEEAEKQKTAKQLERYFKGVANHRRIDILLLIAKKEGIKVEDIANILDVNFKTISEHVRRLVQAGLVNKNYQGRQVAQTLSPYGKRFVEFIRTFQHS, encoded by the coding sequence ATGGAAGAGGCCGAAAAACAGAAAACTGCCAAGCAATTGGAGCGTTATTTTAAGGGGGTGGCCAATCATCGCCGTATCGATATTTTATTATTAATTGCCAAAAAAGAGGGGATCAAGGTTGAGGATATCGCCAATATTTTAGACGTTAATTTTAAAACAATTTCAGAGCATGTCAGGCGTTTGGTGCAGGCGGGATTGGTCAATAAAAATTATCAAGGCCGCCAGGTAGCGCAAACATTATCGCCCTACGGCAAGCGTTTCGTTGAATTTATACGGACATTCCAACATTCTTGA
- a CDS encoding polysaccharide deacetylase family protein: MLVYDHGSRWENKIALTFDDGPNPFFTVKTLDLLDEYSVKASFFVLGQNAEKFPDIVKEIYKRGHLIGNHSYSHAKEGAFDFGKAEDVIFGIIGKHTGFARAPYLDVNRGADYYMVGGNDAVKFINADVFPHIHLRKAEISNFVFKNSQNGSIILLHDGSRKEEEQRTRPAEMFAALP, from the coding sequence ATGTTAGTTTATGATCACGGCAGCCGCTGGGAAAATAAAATCGCGTTGACTTTTGATGACGGGCCAAATCCGTTTTTTACGGTTAAAACTTTGGATCTTTTGGATGAATATTCGGTTAAAGCCAGTTTCTTTGTTTTGGGCCAAAACGCCGAAAAATTTCCCGATATCGTTAAGGAAATTTATAAACGAGGCCATTTGATTGGCAACCATAGCTATTCGCATGCCAAAGAAGGCGCGTTTGATTTTGGGAAAGCCGAAGATGTTATATTTGGCATTATCGGAAAACATACCGGATTTGCCCGCGCGCCGTACCTTGATGTCAATCGGGGAGCTGATTATTATATGGTAGGCGGAAATGACGCGGTTAAATTTATCAATGCCGATGTTTTTCCGCATATTCATTTGCGAAAAGCGGAAATCTCTAATTTTGTGTTTAAAAATTCTCAAAACGGATCAATTATTCTTCTGCATGACGGAAGCCGCAAAGAAGAGGAACAAAGAACGCGGCCGGCGGAAATGTTTGCGGCATTACCGTAA
- a CDS encoding GNAT family N-acetyltransferase, with the protein MEEIIYRKSNKDDLPQILEMMIAFDLNASNMVADGFLVAAQGRRVLGCARITEIGDGNIELSSVAVVEGFRKKGIGGKLIQMLLAQEKRRPIYLMCRRRNQKFYEEQGFKEMQDDLLPALYRDMVEKIISKGRAINNDGFAMIKE; encoded by the coding sequence ATGGAAGAAATTATTTATCGAAAATCGAACAAGGATGATTTGCCGCAAATATTGGAGATGATGATTGCTTTTGATTTGAATGCGTCCAATATGGTTGCCGATGGTTTTTTGGTGGCGGCGCAGGGCCGGCGCGTTTTGGGATGTGCCAGAATAACCGAGATTGGCGATGGCAATATTGAATTATCGAGCGTCGCAGTGGTTGAAGGATTTAGGAAAAAAGGGATTGGCGGCAAGCTGATACAAATGCTTCTTGCCCAGGAAAAAAGACGGCCGATATATTTGATGTGCCGAAGAAGAAACCAAAAGTTTTACGAAGAGCAGGGATTTAAAGAAATGCAGGACGATTTATTGCCTGCGTTATATCGGGATATGGTTGAGAAAATTATAAGCAAGGGAAGAGCTATTAACAACGATGGGTTTGCGATGATTAAAGAATAA
- a CDS encoding winged helix-turn-helix domain-containing protein, which yields MKNRKSSPSCKSKDDLQKRRIKAIKLWEKGQTQYKIAKKLGVSFEAVSNWVEAYKAQGWDGLKSKGNPGPDSKLTQEEKREIKKAILKGAQKQGYATDLWTLARLRDLIKKISGTKYHPGHVWRVVISLGFTSQKPEIKAKERDEKAIKTWRVKTFPRLKKMGAKTSF from the coding sequence ATGAAAAATCGTAAATCTTCACCATCTTGCAAAAGCAAAGATGATCTTCAGAAAAGAAGAATCAAAGCGATAAAGCTTTGGGAAAAAGGCCAAACCCAATATAAAATCGCCAAAAAACTGGGAGTCAGTTTTGAAGCGGTGAGCAATTGGGTGGAAGCATACAAAGCCCAAGGATGGGATGGCCTGAAAAGCAAAGGCAATCCCGGGCCGGATTCCAAATTGACCCAAGAGGAAAAACGCGAAATCAAAAAAGCGATCCTCAAAGGAGCGCAAAAGCAGGGATATGCCACCGATCTTTGGACGCTGGCAAGACTGCGAGATCTGATCAAAAAGATATCGGGAACAAAATATCACCCCGGCCATGTCTGGAGGGTGGTAATCTCGCTGGGTTTTACCAGCCAAAAACCCGAAATCAAAGCCAAAGAAAGAGATGAGAAAGCCATCAAAACTTGGAGAGTAAAAACCTTTCCAAGGTTAAAAAAAATGGGCGCAAAAACATCATTTTAA
- a CDS encoding 4Fe-4S binding protein — MTVLINFKICDNAKECSGIAVCPTGALSWDEKKKSIKINNKKCISCGKCQRACGVEAIKVAKNEKEYVKIKKEINNDSRKATDLFIDRFGAQPVTPMFLVAEDKFTLSSLESKKPAMVEFFNENSIECLLRSIPIKDLVAGMKINYEKIELKTALLLGKYQISKLPALLFFKDGKLFGKIEGYYDLDKKGELIKLVGEIVNRGK; from the coding sequence ATGACAGTGTTGATCAATTTCAAAATTTGCGACAATGCGAAAGAATGTAGCGGTATCGCGGTTTGCCCGACCGGAGCTTTGTCGTGGGACGAAAAGAAGAAAAGCATAAAAATCAATAATAAAAAGTGTATTAGCTGCGGGAAATGCCAAAGGGCGTGCGGAGTTGAAGCTATTAAGGTGGCAAAGAATGAAAAAGAATACGTAAAGATAAAAAAAGAAATCAATAATGATTCGCGGAAAGCTACGGATTTGTTTATAGACAGGTTTGGAGCCCAACCAGTTACGCCAATGTTTTTGGTTGCGGAAGATAAATTTACTTTATCGTCTTTAGAATCAAAAAAACCGGCAATGGTTGAATTTTTCAATGAAAATTCGATAGAATGCCTTTTAAGGTCAATACCGATTAAAGATTTGGTGGCGGGCATGAAGATAAACTATGAAAAAATTGAATTGAAAACCGCATTGTTGCTGGGAAAATACCAAATATCCAAATTGCCCGCGCTGTTATTTTTTAAAGATGGGAAATTGTTCGGCAAGATAGAAGGTTATTACGATCTTGATAAAAAAGGCGAATTGATAAAGTTGGTTGGTGAAATTGTAAATCGGGGAAAATAA
- a CDS encoding cupin domain-containing protein, which translates to MSFVLVETEAGHEIVICQRECDFCYYVLEGSGYFEINGNREDCAAGDLAVIPAGNKFTYKGKMKLLLNCTPPWREDQEETIK; encoded by the coding sequence ATGAGTTTTGTTTTAGTTGAAACTGAAGCCGGGCATGAAATCGTTATTTGCCAGCGCGAATGCGATTTTTGTTATTATGTTTTGGAAGGGAGCGGTTATTTTGAAATCAATGGCAATCGCGAAGATTGCGCGGCGGGGGATTTGGCGGTGATTCCCGCCGGCAACAAGTTCACCTACAAAGGCAAAATGAAATTGCTTTTGAATTGCACCCCGCCCTGGCGCGAAGATCAGGAAGAAACAATAAAATAA
- a CDS encoding riboflavin kinase, with translation MGEFNFNAKVVRGAGRGKGMGFPTANLDAVDVDLNHGVYLVQVEVLGREYKGLLFFGPKETFGEPVSLEIFIQDLANDIYGETVAVRTIKKIRDIKKFNDPRELKKQIECDVRENLS, from the coding sequence ATGGGAGAATTTAATTTTAATGCCAAGGTGGTGCGGGGAGCGGGACGGGGGAAGGGGATGGGGTTCCCGACCGCGAATTTGGACGCGGTAGATGTTGATTTGAACCACGGGGTTTATCTGGTTCAAGTCGAGGTTTTGGGTCGGGAATATAAAGGATTGCTGTTTTTCGGGCCGAAGGAAACATTTGGCGAGCCGGTCTCTTTGGAAATCTTCATTCAAGATTTGGCAAATGATATATATGGAGAAACGGTTGCGGTGCGGACAATAAAAAAAATCAGAGACATTAAAAAATTCAATGATCCGCGGGAATTGAAAAAACAAATCGAATGCGATGTCCGGGAAAATCTTTCCTAA
- a CDS encoding LD-carboxypeptidase, translated as MDIIKPKKLKAGDTVGIVSPSGFIAPELKPQFDSGVKFLENLGLRVKVGKNVFKRYYYSAGTVEERVADIHEMFADPEVKAVIQSQGGETANELLDSLDWNLIKRTPKIFGGMSDGTALLLPIFSKTGIITLHGPDLLWGYGDGTNDYETESLKQSLFVGKAFEVLPDSKHEVSQESSNSSKAWKCWREGISEGRLLGGNLSIIQTLQGTGFEPPFKDTILFLEGYCHNVENLARRFTALRQTGVFKKIKGVVLGYFFGNTLPDPLSNRPVGEVMLEASAGYDFPILEIGEIGHNIPNCNLPVGALSRLDTGKLDFSIMEDFFV; from the coding sequence ATGGATATTATCAAACCAAAAAAACTGAAAGCTGGCGATACGGTTGGTATTGTGTCGCCATCGGGGTTTATCGCGCCGGAATTAAAACCGCAATTTGATAGCGGGGTTAAATTTTTGGAAAACTTGGGGTTGCGCGTCAAAGTTGGTAAAAATGTTTTTAAAAGGTATTATTATTCCGCCGGCACGGTTGAAGAGCGTGTTGCCGATATTCATGAAATGTTTGCCGATCCGGAGGTGAAGGCGGTTATCCAATCGCAAGGCGGGGAAACCGCCAATGAATTGTTGGACAGTTTGGATTGGAATTTAATAAAAAGAACTCCCAAAATATTCGGAGGCATGAGCGACGGGACCGCTCTTTTATTGCCGATATTTTCCAAAACCGGCATCATAACTTTGCACGGCCCGGATCTGTTATGGGGGTACGGCGACGGGACCAATGATTATGAAACTGAAAGTTTGAAGCAATCGTTATTTGTCGGAAAGGCGTTTGAAGTATTGCCCGATTCCAAACACGAAGTTTCCCAAGAGTCGTCAAATTCATCAAAGGCGTGGAAGTGCTGGCGAGAGGGGATATCGGAAGGAAGATTATTGGGCGGGAATCTTTCCATTATCCAAACGCTGCAAGGCACGGGATTCGAGCCGCCGTTTAAGGACACAATATTATTTTTGGAGGGTTATTGTCACAATGTGGAAAATTTGGCGCGCCGCTTTACAGCTTTGCGCCAGACCGGGGTTTTCAAAAAAATAAAAGGCGTGGTCCTGGGATATTTTTTCGGCAATACATTACCGGATCCATTGAGCAACCGCCCGGTTGGCGAAGTTATGCTGGAAGCTTCCGCCGGTTATGACTTCCCAATCTTGGAAATCGGTGAAATCGGCCACAATATCCCAAATTGCAATTTGCCGGTGGGTGCCCTATCTCGTCTCGATACTGGGAAACTTGATTTTTCAATCATGGAAGATTTCTTTGTCTAA
- a CDS encoding NUDIX domain-containing protein codes for MQLTKKQKELLSRRNLAVLATSGLDKQPRAIIVEINNAEGDKIVITDNEMGATKDKLIRLLSLNKIMTERVFTQTFAVAAAIIEKEGKVMLVRENLPGNPDDGKWSHPAGWIDAGEHPVEAVKREAKEETGYEFTPTHLVGIYSLVRQDLAGFRGCVPHAIKLVFAGDIADHSEKNLLGDTRGTKWFLFEEIYAMKPNELRDADIKQIVRDYFSSRRYPLEIIKHSTVY; via the coding sequence ATGCAATTAACTAAAAAACAAAAAGAATTATTGTCGCGACGCAATTTGGCTGTTTTGGCGACATCAGGATTGGATAAACAGCCACGCGCGATTATTGTTGAAATAAATAATGCCGAAGGAGACAAAATCGTTATTACTGATAATGAAATGGGCGCAACCAAAGATAAATTGATAAGGTTATTGAGTTTAAATAAAATTATGACGGAACGGGTATTCACGCAAACATTTGCAGTGGCGGCCGCGATTATTGAAAAAGAGGGGAAGGTGATGCTGGTGCGGGAAAATTTGCCGGGAAACCCCGATGACGGCAAATGGAGCCATCCGGCGGGGTGGATTGACGCGGGCGAACATCCGGTTGAGGCGGTGAAAAGAGAAGCAAAAGAGGAGACCGGCTATGAATTCACGCCAACGCATTTAGTCGGGATTTATTCGCTGGTGCGCCAAGATTTGGCCGGGTTTCGGGGCTGCGTGCCTCACGCGATAAAATTGGTTTTCGCCGGCGATATTGCCGATCATTCGGAAAAGAATTTGCTGGGCGACACCCGCGGGACAAAATGGTTTTTGTTCGAGGAAATTTATGCGATGAAGCCAAACGAACTGCGTGATGCCGATATCAAGCAAATTGTCAGGGATTATTTTTCCAGCCGCCGCTATCCGCTGGAGATAATCAAACATTCAACCGTGTATTAA
- a CDS encoding type II toxin-antitoxin system RelE/ParE family toxin, producing the protein MGNERDNKIILDDLVEGFINSLEKPAIAKVLRVIDLLENFGHELGMPHSKKITAAIYELRIRSRQEIRFFYCFKRKNIILLHGFVKKSDKIPKKEIKVAIQRHERLTNI; encoded by the coding sequence ATGGGAAACGAAAGAGATAATAAAATTATTTTGGATGATTTGGTTGAAGGGTTTATAAATTCTTTGGAAAAACCGGCGATCGCAAAAGTTTTGCGGGTTATCGATTTGCTTGAGAATTTCGGCCATGAATTAGGCATGCCGCACAGCAAAAAGATAACCGCCGCGATTTACGAATTGAGAATTCGGAGCCGGCAGGAAATAAGATTTTTTTATTGTTTTAAAAGGAAGAATATAATTTTGCTGCACGGTTTCGTCAAAAAATCCGATAAAATCCCCAAAAAGGAGATCAAAGTTGCTATTCAGAGGCATGAAAGATTGACTAATATATAA
- a CDS encoding transposase, producing the protein MKGKTPVIKSTGSWAAMSLTATLVCAPAGSNPAMFLKSKKGSVKKEDVLVYLKLLKYWFKGKRLLLFWDGLAAHRAKIVKEYLKTQKYWLRVERFPAYAPELNPVEYFWAAMKNKYVCNLRPQGLPALGRAVKSGKCKIAGDKELMKGFLKASELY; encoded by the coding sequence ATTAAAGGCAAAACGCCGGTAATCAAATCCACCGGATCGTGGGCCGCAATGAGTTTGACGGCAACGCTGGTTTGCGCGCCGGCAGGAAGCAATCCGGCGATGTTTTTGAAAAGCAAAAAAGGAAGCGTCAAAAAAGAAGATGTGCTTGTATATTTAAAATTATTAAAATACTGGTTTAAGGGAAAAAGATTGCTTCTTTTCTGGGATGGATTGGCGGCACATCGCGCCAAGATCGTCAAAGAATATTTAAAAACTCAAAAATACTGGTTGCGAGTTGAGAGATTTCCGGCCTACGCGCCCGAGCTTAATCCCGTTGAATATTTCTGGGCGGCGATGAAAAACAAATATGTCTGCAACTTGCGGCCGCAAGGCCTGCCCGCCCTGGGGCGGGCGGTCAAATCCGGCAAATGCAAGATCGCCGGAGACAAAGAATTAATGAAAGGATTTTTAAAGGCTTCCGAATTATATTGA
- a CDS encoding AraC family ligand binding domain-containing protein, which yields MIETQSGHETTICQRECDFCYYILEGNGYFEINSGREDCTAGDLVVIPAGNKFTYKGKMKMLLNCTPPWCVEQEEMVG from the coding sequence TTGATTGAAACCCAAAGCGGGCATGAAACCACAATCTGCCAGCGGGAATGTGATTTTTGTTATTACATTTTGGAAGGTAACGGATATTTTGAAATTAATAGCGGCCGTGAGGATTGCACTGCGGGGGATTTGGTGGTGATACCGGCGGGCAATAAATTCACTTATAAAGGAAAGATGAAGATGCTTTTGAATTGCACGCCGCCGTGGTGCGTGGAGCAGGAGGAAATGGTTGGATGA
- a CDS encoding NUDIX domain-containing protein: MPKTKVCLIVKNKKGEFLLQLRDEDPEIGKWVLFGGGVEDGESPEAALAREIKEELGCQIKRADFFGEYEDGGIKQVIYILREPVDIENLKLAEGAAMKFFAPGELQNLAIGFNFGQILFDCLAFFGQNNKINCSISKLCRILILGKLC, from the coding sequence ATGCCAAAGACCAAAGTTTGTTTGATCGTTAAAAATAAAAAAGGGGAATTTTTGTTGCAGTTGCGCGACGAAGATCCGGAGATCGGCAAATGGGTTTTGTTCGGCGGGGGAGTTGAGGACGGAGAATCTCCAGAAGCGGCGCTGGCGCGGGAGATCAAAGAAGAACTTGGTTGCCAAATCAAGCGTGCGGATTTTTTCGGTGAATACGAAGATGGCGGCATCAAGCAGGTGATATATATTCTGCGCGAACCGGTCGACATTGAAAATTTAAAACTTGCCGAAGGCGCGGCCATGAAATTTTTCGCGCCGGGCGAATTACAAAATCTTGCCATCGGTTTCAATTTTGGACAGATTCTGTTTGATTGTTTGGCATTCTTTGGCCAAAATAACAAAATTAATTGTTCAATATCAAAATTATGCCGAATTTTGATATTGGGAAAATTATGTTAA
- a CDS encoding DUF2339 domain-containing protein, with translation MYEIFIFIVLLFVFLYLKNAIDRLRDEVDYLHAKLEIRKKETSVAAGQSVPLEKMQAAVETIPLEIVQEPPAAALEQKPAATIEAFGIGPEKKSDGNLEFKIGSKIFTSVGVVAVICAVGFFLRYAFENSLIDEFGRVVLGVAAGIILLIIGEITRKHYLSYSHALTGGGLGVLYVSFYAGFAFYRLMAQPAAFFAMVLITAVGILLSLRQNSMALAIFAQIGGFLTPLLIGNGNSSPHILFLYVALLDVAVFLTAFYKLWQPLSAVSFAGTALAYFYWYFNFYSSFQFASAQGYLTLFFAIFLFISFIQYFIKKSPENSWDLALISLNPMFYFVMSYAIINPLYPDSMGWFTIILGAFYCVLAVMVGGEGERASLFRHFLLTPGFILLAIAAPIQFDGKWVVVAWAAEALAFAATGFKLKLVLYRALGNLLIFISLFRLVFFENTASEQAIFLLNGRFLSYVMCFAAAAGAAYLYRQFKREISEGESAVFPLLLLESALAIVVGTSFEIHDFFANHGKWSVMVWAAEALAFIAIGYKLKLVLYRAFGHCLFLIALFRLVVFEGDLAAAAAPIFNLRLLAYIIFFAMVVGAAYLYRRKKSELGNDGKSLFPVLALEAAFAGLFGMSLEIYDFFGSYWYPVLWTMGGLAAGLLSFRFKSTTLRCVTYMTFAAAFFHLLVFDSHVQIAGYLPLFNARVFAFVASAVAIRFFLALIRANKGKISIGEYQFFQPLLFMVFHFLALWITSAEIISYCDKQELYPAKFFAGYDFENIKNVLLSAAWTVYGVMLMAAGIIKKTTHERFLAIALFAVVIVKVFLVDTAELSDIYRFFSFIILGFFLLLAGYLYYRYRDRIAQFAQDNKNQCPGPKK, from the coding sequence ATGTACGAAATTTTTATTTTTATCGTGCTTTTGTTCGTGTTTTTGTATCTTAAAAATGCGATTGACCGATTAAGGGATGAAGTAGATTATTTGCATGCCAAGCTGGAAATAAGAAAAAAAGAGACTTCGGTTGCCGCCGGGCAGTCGGTGCCGCTCGAGAAGATGCAAGCGGCCGTTGAAACGATTCCTTTGGAAATCGTTCAAGAACCGCCCGCCGCCGCTTTAGAGCAAAAACCTGCGGCAACAATTGAAGCGTTCGGTATCGGGCCCGAGAAGAAATCCGATGGAAATTTAGAATTTAAAATCGGCAGTAAAATATTTACCAGCGTGGGCGTAGTGGCCGTGATTTGCGCGGTTGGTTTTTTCTTGCGTTACGCGTTTGAGAATAGTCTGATTGATGAATTCGGCCGGGTGGTATTGGGCGTGGCGGCGGGAATAATCCTTTTAATAATCGGTGAAATTACCCGCAAACATTATTTGAGCTACAGCCATGCTTTGACCGGGGGAGGGTTGGGGGTTCTGTATGTATCTTTTTACGCGGGATTCGCCTTTTATAGGCTTATGGCTCAACCGGCGGCGTTTTTTGCAATGGTTTTGATTACCGCGGTTGGCATCTTGCTGTCGTTGCGGCAAAATTCAATGGCGCTGGCGATATTTGCCCAGATAGGCGGTTTTCTGACGCCCTTGCTTATCGGCAATGGCAATTCCAGTCCGCATATTTTGTTCCTTTATGTGGCATTGCTTGATGTGGCGGTATTTTTAACCGCTTTTTATAAGTTGTGGCAACCGCTGTCGGCGGTTAGTTTCGCGGGTACCGCGCTGGCTTATTTTTATTGGTATTTCAATTTTTACAGTTCTTTCCAATTCGCCTCGGCGCAGGGATATTTGACTTTATTCTTTGCGATTTTTTTGTTTATTTCATTTATACAATATTTTATCAAAAAATCTCCCGAAAATTCCTGGGATTTGGCGTTAATTTCGCTCAATCCGATGTTTTATTTCGTGATGAGTTACGCGATTATCAATCCGTTGTATCCCGATTCGATGGGATGGTTCACTATTATTCTGGGCGCTTTCTATTGCGTGTTGGCGGTGATGGTGGGCGGGGAAGGCGAGCGAGCGTCATTGTTCCGCCATTTTTTGTTGACGCCGGGTTTTATTTTACTTGCAATCGCGGCGCCGATACAATTTGACGGGAAATGGGTTGTAGTCGCTTGGGCGGCTGAAGCACTGGCGTTTGCCGCCACCGGTTTCAAATTGAAGCTTGTCCTTTATCGGGCGCTTGGCAATCTTCTGATATTTATCTCGCTGTTTAGACTGGTGTTTTTTGAAAACACCGCGTCGGAGCAAGCGATATTTTTGCTCAATGGCCGGTTCTTGTCGTATGTTATGTGTTTTGCCGCCGCCGCGGGTGCAGCCTATTTATATCGTCAATTCAAGAGAGAAATTAGCGAAGGGGAATCGGCGGTCTTTCCTTTGTTGCTGTTGGAATCAGCGTTGGCCATTGTTGTCGGGACAAGTTTTGAAATCCATGATTTTTTTGCCAACCATGGAAAATGGTCTGTTATGGTTTGGGCGGCTGAAGCGCTGGCGTTTATTGCCATCGGTTACAAATTGAAACTTGTTCTTTACCGGGCGTTTGGCCATTGTTTGTTTTTGATCGCGCTGTTCAGGCTCGTTGTTTTTGAAGGCGATCTTGCCGCCGCCGCGGCGCCGATATTCAATTTGCGGCTTTTGGCTTATATTATATTTTTTGCGATGGTGGTCGGCGCGGCATATCTTTACCGCCGCAAAAAGAGCGAACTGGGAAATGATGGAAAATCATTGTTTCCGGTTTTGGCGCTTGAGGCGGCGTTTGCCGGACTTTTCGGAATGAGCTTGGAAATATATGATTTTTTTGGCAGTTATTGGTATCCGGTTCTGTGGACAATGGGCGGATTGGCTGCCGGATTATTGTCATTTAGATTTAAAAGCACGACGCTTCGTTGCGTAACATATATGACTTTTGCCGCCGCGTTTTTCCATTTGCTGGTTTTCGACAGTCATGTCCAAATTGCCGGATACTTGCCGTTATTTAATGCCCGGGTGTTCGCGTTCGTCGCATCGGCGGTCGCGATTCGGTTTTTCCTCGCGTTGATACGCGCCAATAAGGGCAAGATATCTATCGGCGAATACCAATTCTTCCAGCCTTTATTGTTTATGGTTTTTCATTTTCTTGCTTTATGGATAACTAGCGCCGAAATTATAAGTTATTGCGACAAACAGGAGTTATATCCGGCAAAGTTTTTCGCAGGATATGATTTTGAAAACATAAAGAATGTTTTGTTATCGGCGGCATGGACTGTTTACGGCGTGATGTTGATGGCCGCGGGGATCATTAAGAAAACAACTCATGAACGATTCTTGGCGATTGCCTTGTTTGCTGTCGTGATTGTTAAGGTATTTCTTGTTGATACTGCCGAGTTGAGCGACATCTATCGTTTCTTTTCGTTTATAATTCTGGGTTTCTTTCTTCTTTTGGCGGGGTATTTGTATTACCGTTACCGGGACCGTATCGCTCAATTCGCCCAAGACAATAAAAACCAATGTCCCGGGCCAAAAAAATAA
- a CDS encoding class I SAM-dependent methyltransferase encodes MIIDRQKKEEGILVNLIKPQGKRIFEIGCGEGRASLMLAKYAEHYIAIDNDINVINKAISQVTTELKDKIDFKVGSATKILLPDKSVDTVFMLLSFHEIALQKQGGRCLNHCAF; translated from the coding sequence ATGATTATTGACCGTCAAAAAAAAGAAGAGGGGATATTGGTTAATTTAATTAAGCCTCAAGGGAAAAGAATTTTTGAGATAGGATGTGGCGAAGGACGAGCGAGTTTGATGTTGGCTAAATATGCGGAGCACTATATTGCGATAGATAACGATATCAATGTAATAAATAAAGCCATTTCGCAAGTTACTACTGAATTAAAAGATAAAATTGATTTTAAGGTTGGTTCCGCGACCAAGATTTTGTTGCCGGATAAAAGCGTTGACACGGTTTTTATGCTGCTTAGTTTTCACGAGATAGCCTTGCAGAAACAAGGGGGGCGTTGCTTGAATCATTGCGCGTTTTAA
- a CDS encoding nucleotidyl transferase AbiEii/AbiGii toxin family protein: MAKTILTENQTNLLFAISGDKEICRCFYLTGGTALAEFYLHHRLSEDLDFFSEDEFDVQAINVFFKKNKIKLGFKKIDYQQSFNRNLFFIHFDADIVKTEFTYFPFAEIQQKTEIGNLRIDGALDIAVNKIFTIYQNPRARDFIDLYCLHNEFGFQITDLAKKARIKFDVPIDYLQLGSNFLLAAEVKDCPVMKIKINRKDWQNYFINEAEKFKSKIIKN; the protein is encoded by the coding sequence ATGGCAAAAACGATTTTAACCGAAAATCAAACAAATTTGCTTTTTGCAATCAGCGGCGACAAAGAAATTTGCCGTTGTTTTTATCTCACTGGCGGCACGGCGTTAGCCGAATTTTATTTGCATCATCGCTTATCTGAAGATCTGGATTTTTTTTCTGAAGATGAATTTGATGTGCAGGCGATCAATGTTTTTTTCAAAAAGAACAAAATCAAACTCGGCTTCAAAAAAATTGATTACCAGCAGAGTTTTAATCGCAATCTGTTTTTTATCCATTTTGACGCTGACATTGTTAAAACTGAGTTTACATATTTTCCTTTTGCTGAAATTCAGCAAAAAACCGAGATTGGCAATTTGCGGATCGACGGAGCACTTGATATCGCAGTTAACAAAATTTTCACCATTTACCAAAATCCCCGGGCGCGCGATTTCATTGATCTGTATTGCTTGCATAATGAATTCGGTTTTCAAATTACGGATTTGGCCAAAAAAGCGCGGATCAAATTTGATGTGCCAATTGATTATTTGCAGTTGGGAAGTAATTTTTTATTGGCCGCCGAAGTGAAAGATTGCCCGGTGATGAAAATAAAAATTAACCGTAAAGATTGGCAAAATTACTTTATCAATGAGGCCGAAAAATTTAAAAGCAAAATAATCAAAAATTAA